A region of the Micropterus dolomieu isolate WLL.071019.BEF.003 ecotype Adirondacks linkage group LG10, ASM2129224v1, whole genome shotgun sequence genome:
TCACCTTGGAGCAGGGCAAGACTCTTGCTGACGCAGAGGGAGATGTTTTTAGAGGGCTCCGTAAGTAAAGCATAGACTTCCCAGTGTGCTATTGGGTTTTGATATCCTGATTAGAGTGCTGGTCTGTCCCCTGTTCAAACGATTGTCTATAGTATCTCCTGATGATGAAAAGTCTGTGTCTTTGTCAACCCTTTATGTCATTGCTTGGGGGAACTAAGTGGCTGCAGGGTGTCAATTAAATGCGTGTAACCCGAATGTGGCTTTcacttttaaattaataatggGGCAAAGGTTCTGTTTTGGCTCTCTTGGCATATAGAGGATTAAACTGCTTTTCGAGGGGCTTTCAAAGTGTTCAATTATAACAAAACAAGAGTTAAGGAGACAGGATCCGTGCAGCATCACTTTAAGTCCCAAAGTTATAGTGTGACTGCTGAGTTTGTTTTAAGTAAAACACTTTGCAGGGTCTGCTTTTAGATGCATGCTATATAAAGATAATTATGCAGTTCCCCTCATTGAGGTGTACTTGTTCACTTTGGCAGACTTGCAAGAATCATGTTGAGAAATTAAGAGCCACGCGCACTTGCAAATAAATGAAGATATATTTATTACACGACGgagttgccaaagtatttcttGTAGTTGGTACTGTTCCCGGTTTTGGGATGCTCGATTTATTCTAGCCTGCTATTTTTTTAGCTTATCAGCTGAAAGACAGAATTAGAGATTTCCTACAGTACTGGGATCAATTGGGCTTATTGTTTTCAATAAATCTATTACAGTTAGGTACAAGAAATCAGTTTATATTCTGAAGTACAAAATGgacaataaatatacaataaatcATCTTAAATAACTCATTTTACCATTGCAATTTTCAGGATGCATCCCTTAGTTTATTGTGTCTCATATCACGGATATTTTTATTGGTTTACTTTACCCCCCCCAGAGGTGGTTGAGCATGCCTGCAGCATTACGTCTCTCATGCTGGGGGAGACTTTACCTTCCATCACCAAGGACATGGACACTTACACCTACCGCCTACCCATCGGAGTGTGTGCTGGTATTGCCCCTTTTAACTTCCCTGCCATGATTCCTCTGTGGATGTTTCCCATCGGGATGGTATGTGGCAACACCTACCTGATGAAGCCCTCTGAACGGGTCCCAGGATGCACCATGCTCCTGGCCAAAATGCTCCAGGATGCTGGGGCACCAGATGGTACACTCAACATCATCCACGGCCAGCATGCAGGTGAGCATGTGTCTCCCTGGTAATTCAGaggcacactgtgtgtgtgtgaaatgagcAGGGGAACGCTTCAAGGATGATTCAAACACTAATTGTATACTGCCTGGATATATGTagataatattcatcagcttaTATCTGTAAGTAATTCACTAGCGTTTGAACCTCTGTATCCAAGGCCTTTGTGCACTTATATTTTGCCTTAAGAGTGCAGCACAGATGAAGAGGGGATTTACAAATTCCGTTTGTATCTTTGTGTAGCGGTGAACTTCATCTGTGACCATCCGGCGATCAAAGCCATCAGCTTTGTGGGCTCCAACCCAGCTGGAGAGCACATCTATGAGCGGGGCTCCAAGAACGGCAAGAGAGTGCAGTCCAACATGGTACACAAGACCTCACAGTACTTAGTTTAACATTGCTAGATTAAATACACTGCTCTTTAGTAAGAGTTATGAGTCTCACTAGGCTGAAGTTGCTGTTTTCCATGATAAAACACATATTAAAGCTGAGGTAGgtcatttatttcagaagcatttttttgatatttgttgaaattgtctTTACATACTGACAACAATCTACTAGGTCGGCAGATATCTGCCAATCAGCCTCTTCATGTTGGCGCTCCCCCTTTGGGAAAGtggtgaggaaaaaaaaaaactagtttCGAGCCCTAAATTTCACCATCATCTTTTATAAATGTTAACGCGTCTCTCCCATCCTAAATGATAgctaatctaaaaccattactggctgTGACCTTTAAAGAACAGTGCAAACGTCACTTCTGACCAACTGTACCCCACACTCTCCAGGCActttctgaaatctacagcatgaaacagtgtattttttttctattacattAATTAATAGAAATTATATCTAAAACAGCATGCTAGTGGTTAAGAGAACCATGTATCTTCTGTATGGAATAttggaattatacatgacttttccttgttttgatATCGGCATTATATATATCGACCAATGGCAGCACTGCTGCCATTGAAAAACCCATATCTGTGGACCACTTCTGTTTACCTGCCTGTGCATTCAtgacacatgaaaatgtgttttgagggaggcctgaaggagGGCGTGGGATTTTTTCCATTTGATATGTTCAAAAACCGCCTCTATTTGATGTCCTACAATATAACCGGAGAGAAACCTTACAGAGCCGTGTcctacattttttaatttagggTGCCAAGAACCATGGTGTGGTGATGCCTGATGCCAACAAAGAGAACACACTCAACCAGCTGGTAGGTGCTGCCTTTGGAGCAGCTGGCCAGCGCTGTATGGCTCTATCCACGGCTATTTTTGTAGGGGAATCTCGTGAATGGCTCCCAGAGCTGGTGGAGCGCTCAAAGTCTCTGCGAGTAAACGCAGGTAACGTCGTTGGTAACTGTGTCAACACAAATTTGTTAAGcatttcaaatataattttttaatataaagaATAAGGCCCTTCATAAAGGAACattttacgtgtgtgtgtgtgtgtgtctcctaaAGGTGATCAGCCTGGGGCTGATGTGGGTCCCCTGATCTCTCCTGAAGCCAAGGCCAGGGTGGAGTCTTTGATCCAGAGTGGGGTGGATGAAGGTGCCAAGCTGCTGCTGGATGGGAGAAATGTCACCGTCAAAGGATATGAAAATGGAAACTTTGTAGGACCCACCATCCTGGGCAATGTTATGGTGAGATTTGGCTAAGAGAGTGCACAACATGGCCTCTTTCATACACTAAAAAgtctaatgtaataaaataaacagtttactTGCAGAGCTGACAGTTGTGGAGGAAAAATAGTTTGCTTTGTTAACACGAAGTGTAAATTGCAAGAACTTATTTCTGTGGAgcttgtgtatttatttatttatttatttatttatttgtcgcTGGTAGTTATCCCCGGCAAAAAAAATCCACAAGAACTGGGACACAATTCAGTATGTTTGATGAAGCTTGTTgtcattttaaatcacatttcagCATTCTTTCTTCCCAACAACTTTTTCCTTGTCTTCCCAATTTACTGACATGACATCATAAACTTTGAACATGCAGGGTCTTTATGCTTTGTTAATAAAGCCTCGTGGAGTTTTAGTTGTAGATGATAAATGCTCTGGCGTGATCATTCTGCTGTTCTTTCCAGCCGGACATGAAGTGTTACAGAGAGGAGATCTTTGGGCCGGTGCTTGTCATCCTGGAGGCAGACAGTCTTGACGAAGCGATTTCTTTAATCAACCACAACCCATACGGCAACGGCACTGCCATCTTCACCACCAATGGAGCCACAGCGCGCAAATACACACACGAGGTGGACGTTGGTCAGGTAAGACTCTTTTGGCTGAATAAAAGGACACCGGAGAGAATGTTTTCAAATCGACTGTCAGGATCCAAACGGGTCaccttttttgtgttgttttgggcCTCAGCGAGTCACCTGTGTGATACATTGATGAGTAAACAGTTTTGTGTGGGAGGCGTTGTTTCGAAAAACGAAAACAAGACAGTTCATGTGAGGTGGGAATATTTATTGGAGCGACTTGAAGGCTCAAAGGAGTAGTGCTATAAAGTATTTATGAAAGTGAAACACCCAGTGCAGATTTTTCTTTGCTAAATTTAACAGTTCATCTTTTTAAACCAAAGCTTCACACTTgagagatagagatatatagGTGTATATTAATTTGTGAAGGCATGTTAGAAagtgatatttttcttttttttttttttttttttttaagaaaaggcAGCAAGCaaaaactgtctttgttttctttcagacTGTATTTGATAATCAAGTCTCTGTTCTGTTGAGTTGCAGATGGATGAGAATCATTTTTCACAATCATCATGCTAAAGGAAGTATTTGTCTGTGTCTTCAGAGAACTCGGACTATACACGTGTAAagatgaaaatgcattaaattaaTGTCACACCTGGCCGTTTTCCCCTAGTTTTGAGAAGGTTATACAAACCAAATGACACAAGTTATACTTCGATCCCTGGTGTATTTGTACCTCTGCAGTAGTTGAGTTTGATTTCTGGTTCATGTGTGTACAGATTGGCGTGAACGTGCCCATCCCCGTCCCCCTCCCCATGTTCTCCTTCACTGGCTCCCGAGGCTCATTCAGAGGAGACACCAACTTCTACGGCAAGCAGGTAAATAACAAAAGCAGGTAGTCATGTGCACTATACTTTgcatctaaaaataaaattttcacGTGTACCGGGTAGCTGACGCAGTCGTTGTCTTTACCACCAGGGCATCCAGTTCTACACTCAGATCAAGACTGTGACATCGCAGTGGAAGGCTGAGGACGCCACTGTGACGAGCCCGGCTGTTACTATGCCAACCATGGGACGCTAAGTGAAATTGACAGCACATCCAGCATAATGTTCTGTGACTTCTCGTATGCCTTAAGAAGATGCCCGATTGGAGAAGAGGTTACATGTCCTTTTTGGTGTATAGAAATATTCACATTGAGAATTGTTAGTATGTGATTGTTTGGACTGAACATCCTACACAATGTTGTtgtataaaaacatacaaacgcAACTTACACCTCATTTGGAGACTGAGGAGATGAACTGACCTGATGCAATGAATGGTGCTGTGAAGTTCATGGGTTTGCTGCTGTATATTGTACCTGTTTCTTTCTGTGCAGACCGGGTGGACAATGAATAATCATGGTCAATCATTTTCATGATTGACTGTGTACTCTGGTATCACATTTCTTAAAACCTACAGTATAAATCAAGGATCAGGGATTCTGCCTTGTGAAGCACTGACAGCTAATGTCTTCCACCAGTGTCCTCTGGTTCGTTAGCTTGTTCTGTTTATCAGATCATCGTGTAGATACTTGAATAGTAGATATAAATGGAACAAATGCCATACACACCCATTCTGTAACtctattaaaagttaaataatgGTGGTTGAGTTCTTGCCCTCTAAATGTATATCCTACTCTGATATTGTCCAGCTTTGGGATTAATGTGTGTCAGAGGTTCACAGTTTTGTACTATATTATGGTGAATGGTATAAAGGTtaaattgtaatattttacaTGGGATGGAGTAGGCATCAGATATTCTTTATAAACCATTGTGAAGAAATTCCAGGGATGAAACTGTTTTGTTCCAGTAGAGCTAGACGTCTTTTCATCCCAAGtatctcagacactttaaaccTTGTACACTTCTCTTTGGTCTTGTGGCTAACTACTAAGGTGATAACAAGGGTATCAGAGTCTTTTGTTGGAATAAAGACTGTAATTTGACTCAAGTGAATTCTGATTTGTGTTGAAATTGGCCTCTGGTAATGTTGTAATTTGATGTGGTATTTACTGTTGAAGCAAAGAGAGTGCAGCTCTAAACTGTGTCTAATGAGCGCCACGGATAAAAAAGTAGGTGATGTCTGAACTTGAGTTATTCTGACTCAGCGACACGGCCTATAATTTCGCTGCTGAAAACATCCCACTGTTTTGACTGCATGTGAAATGTAAACATCAGAAATAATGCCCCAGCTGGCGGAAAATTGAGCACAGACGGGTTTTCCTATTGACAGAACAGGCATTATATTGTTCTTTGAGGCCTGTCTGTTTTGTACTCAGCATGTTTTATTCTGACGTACACTGGTGAGCCCTGCACGAGACCGAAAACAACTTCGCAACATGATCACAACATGGGAGGAGTCGTCACCGGCGAGAAGAGTGCAGCCAGTCGGACATCATGGTGAGGTCGGACCGTGTTCAGCGTGCAGAAAAGACTTTTATGACTTACCTACATATTCTTTAATGTGTATCTTGTCGTTTTGGGGGTTTTGTCCCCGCTCTCTAGCTTCTCTGTGGAAGCCGGAGCTTAACTCACCTTACTGTATTAGCTCGTTGGCAAACTTCACCGCCTAGCTTTCAGTAACGTCGCCGTcacgctaacgttagctaacgtaaAGTTGGCGTAATGTTATCATAGTTGACTGAAGAAGCTAAGCTCTGGTCAATAAACTTTAGTTAGCTGTTGTGAACTTTATTGCACTGACACCAAAATGAGCTGTCTGTGGTGTAAGTTATGGGATATTGTGAAATTAAGCAAGTGGGACAAACTGGTGGAAATAATTCACTGTGGAGAGGACACGTTGTCATTTATGTTAAAAACAGCTTAACGAGTCTGTTTAAAGCTAGCTTAACTAGCTACAGTGCACCATTATAACCTTAAATTTACTTTGTGGAAATACAGCAATGCTGCAAACCTGTGAACTGAATTGAGGACTAACTAACTTAAGTTACATGTTAGTCATTTCTTTCATACAGCATTTTTATGTAACGCACTGAATCCTGCCAGAGGACGCTGGCTGATAAAACACCTTGTCACTGTTCACTCACGGTGGATTGTTATCTTTATGGACACCGTGGCAGTAGATTTTTATGCAGACATTTTCAGGTTAATTTCTGGTAATGCTACAATAAAGGTGCATTTAAGTTATAAAATTGCGATTTGTCCAAGTGAGACAGCCCTAGAAAGTTTCAGCATAGCATCCTAAACACCACAAATATAAAGATTTAGAAGACATTACAAATGAATTTAGCTTGATATAACTTTGTAAAAACAAAGCTTCATCAAACTCCTAACAAACGTCCAGTGCTGATcgtttttaattgtttattggAGAAgggaaacttgtataatgtatacattcattccacacagactgatatatttcaagtgttcattccttttaattttgatgattataacaactaatgaaaaccccaaaatcagtatctcagaatattatatataatattagaatattgtgaaaaggttcaatattgaagacatctggtgccacactctaatcagctaattaactcaaaacacctgcagaggcctttaaatggtctctcagtctagttctgtaggctacacaatcatggggaatactgctgacttgacagctgtccaaaagacgaccactgacaccttgcacaaggagggcaagacacaaaaggtcattgctaaagagtctggctgttcacagagctctgtgtccaagcacattaatagagaggcgaagggaaggaaaaggtgtggcagaaaaaagtgtacaagcacaaggggataaccacaccctggagaggattgtgaaacaaaactcattcaaaaatgtgggggagattcacaaagagtggactgcagctggagtcagtgcttcaagaaccaccacgcacagacgtatgcaagacattttcattagttgtcagttttaatcatcacaattaaatgaaataaacatttgaaatatcagtttgtgtggaatgaatgaatataatatccaagtttcattttttgaatggaattactgaaataaatcaactttttgatgatattctaattatatgaccagcacctgtacattaatcaacattcaaataaatgtaaatatcatcGGCActcctttaaaaagaaaacttatACAATATAATTAACAAGTGTTAAAGAAATACTATATTGTGGTGAACAACAATAGAATTAAACAACATGAGTGGATAAAATCCATCAGCAGGTGATACAGGCAAAGTTAGATAAAAACAGTATCAGTGTTGATATTGTTGGTTCTTAGTAAGCCATTTGTTAACATAACCCTTAAACAAGTAATGCATCTTCTAAGTAATAGATCTTTTACTCAGATCCAATccagagttgtttttttgtttgtttccagtatAAATTCCACTCACAGTATTCTTTTTATTGTTAGGTAATATTGGTAAATGCTGATGTATAATGATGCAGCAACAAGCGCATTGTTTTGATTTAGGGACTAGTACAATGCCACTTTGAGAATGCCGAGTCTCAGTTGCACGTGTCATCTTTGGGAATAAAGCTTTCAGAACTACAATCAAGTTTTCTAAAAATGTTGCAAACACTGAACAGGATTATAAGATGAATGTGTCATGCAAgggttttcttctttgtttgctGACAGTTCCTTTTTCTATGTTCTGCCTTAGAGCATACAGTCCACTCTGGAAGCCCACATCTACTTTACACTGATACAAGTCACTGGAGATATCATTGAAATGACAGTACTGCcagactttttttattattaattaatgctTTTCTCACAAACTGAGAGGTGAGGCATGTGATATCTCACATGATGAGTTTTTGATTGCACTGAATCTCCCAAAACAGTTGACAGGTGTGTTATGCATCTTTTCTAGCAGAGCGTAGCTTCAAATCAGTAACCATCCAGttcacaaatgaaaatgatctCATGCGTCACTTTAAAGTCACACAGAGGAGCATACACACTTGGAGGTATTCATCTATAGTCATATAGTTTATCTTTGTAGATACAACTGAGCTtctgaaacattttaatgataCATAAAGGGACAGGGGCCCATTTGTTAGAGAGTTCTTAACTGTCACGTGTCCAGTTATAGAATTTCTATAATTTTTTGGAACTTGCTTCAgacatttttcaagcaaaaatgtattCAGTCTCTTCATTTTCAATGTAAGTAGGGTGAGCATCTTAGCAGGGGTTTCCCACACAGTGGTCCCTCACCGAGGCATCATAATTCGATAAGATGTGTGAGTTTTGTAGAGAGATGTTGAGAAATGCTAGAGTTGCCTCGCATTGATCGAACATCAAGATCAAAGGATTTAAGTCCACTTATTAAAGTCCAAAGTGGTGAAATTGTGATGTTTGTCTGCAGGAGTTGACTCAGCAGGTAGAGAAGTTAATTCTGGGATATGTCTCTGTAATTGGTTAGAAAGTCTGATGGGGTGTGGTCAAATGGTCTTGGTGTAAATAACACTATTGCTTCTTACTCCTCTGTTGCATGTCAAGCTGTAATTTAACTTCTCCCAACACTAGTCTGCACCACTTGAGCTGCTCTTTTGAGCAGTTCAAAACAATTTAATAGAACAGTAGCACTACACTGCTTTAACGAGAACACCTGTTGTTTTCTGCGGAATCTCCAGAGTGAAGATGAAGCTCACTGTGCCACTTCCACTCCTGGTCCTCTTCGCTGTCACAGGACCAGGCCGAGCCCAGGTCAGGACCTCTCTCCTAGATTTGACCAACAGCATCGGGAGCATCTTTCCCAGTCTCAGCCGACCGGCAAACCACAGCCGCATCTTCTATGCAGTGATGTTTGATGCAGGGAGCACAGGGACACGCATCCATGTCTACACCTTCATCCAGAGTGACTCAGGTAATACTGGGCAGAGCTGGACATTGTCTCAAATTACTTCCCTCTGCTCTTTTAACTCGAGTTATAATATCAGCATCCAGGGTGAGAGGCAGGTTAAATCATGTGTGTATTTACTGCAGCAAGGGAATCACGAAATGAATTTAAACGGCCTGTGAGATGCTTCAAAAAATCAATTGATTTATAATGTAAACAGCAGAGTAACAAGCTGTTTTGCAGTCTATTCCTCCCCTCAGCTTTTACTCTATCCTCACTTCTGTAAACCTGTAAGTTTTCACTTCAGGGGACATAGGTTAAACTTGACTTTTTAAGCAATAATCCTTGTTTGTCAGATTCAAGTCAACGTGCCTCATCTTGAATAAGGGGATATATTCTGCACATGTATGCTTAGCAGATTAAGGCATTAACGCTTTTAAAAGCTGCTGCATATTTGATGTGGGTGGATCTTGTATCTTGTAGTGGAGCTGCCTGTTTTGGACAATGAGATGTTCCATTCCCTAAAGCCTGGTTTGTCAGCATACGCTGACTCCCCTGAAATGGTGAGTTCATTGTCAAATCTAATCAATTATATTGAGCCGAAGGAAAAGGTCAGCTGGCTCTACATTGTATTCATAAACACTGCCAATAGCGTCCCTCTGTGGGGAATCACATTACTAATGAAAGTAAGTGGGAAGTGAGAAAAGCAAAATGACAGACACGTGAAGATTGAAGCGCCCTGATATGTAACACTTACAAAGTGTTTTCTCAACTAACCAGACAGCTCTGGGCAGTGCTGTTTTGTGGTGAGCATTGTCTCTGTTTTTAAAGGCTGGAAACACAGTAAGGACGTTGTTGAAGGTGGCCAAGAAGACTGTGCCTCGTTTGGAGTGGAAGAGGACCCCAGTGGTCCTCAGAGCCACAGCTGGACTTCGGCTGCTGGCCACAGAGAAAGCCCAGGCTCTTCTGGAGCAGGTAAAAGAGTGCAATGGTACTGAGACATGACATGATCTCTGAGGTACGGTTTACACAATAGCAATATTCTGTAGAGTGCATTTCTTTTATCATAGGGGAGTTGTAAGGCACTACATTGCCTGACACTTTCAAGGGAAAGTGCAACCTGTTATCCAGGGAGGAGCAGGCAGAAAAGGAAACGATGGCAGGTGGTACAGAGGCAAGAGGAAAAGTATTGTTATCAGAGTGGTATGAGCTTAGTGTGGAAGGCTCTTTTGGAGGGGATAAGATAGTAATGGATGGCCCTGGGGCACCTTGGAAGATAAGtgatactttattaatccccccGAGGGAATTAATTAATCCCTTCAAGCAGAGGGCACCTCTGGATGAGGTACCATTACAGTAGATAACATTAAGGCCatttctctgctgctttcttTGGCTCTctcgtgctctctctctctcattctgcctctcctccctctcttcttcctcctccacagGTTCAACATGTGTTTGATGAATCTCCTTTTTTGGTCCCAGACAACAGTGTCAGCATAATGAACGGCACAAATGAAGGTAACGTCTGACAGGCAACACATTCGTCACTTGCCGCAGTCGCTCATGTTTTCTCTGCAGTACTTTATAGGTGGCATCAGTGATCCTCCTGCCTTACTTTTTGTGTGCCGTGTCATTTTCTGTAAGGAATATTTTTTACTGCAGACATTTAACTAAATTGCAGGAggtttttgctgtattttatgatgACTCTTGAGAAAACTAAATTGCTCTTCACCACAAAGTTGTTGTGACCTTGAACGGCTGTTATTATGTGGTGAAAATTTGTTGCCTGATGTGCCGCAGTGTAATTGATTTGTCAGCATTTCAGCCTTGTTTTTAGAATTATAACTCATACTTACGTGTTTGCACCATCTATTGTAATTTCTGTGAAAATTTGTCGTCAGCTTCTCTAAAATTAAGTTGTGCGTTCCACCTGGAATGACTGTTTGCTTGTTTGCTAATCTCTTTAATGTAGGACTCCTGGCGTGGATATCTGTCAACTTTCTGACAGGTGAGAACTGTAAACTCATGTCTAAATGCTCTGCAACATAACACAGCGAATATCTTTcctgattttttgttttgttttctgagcTCAGATTACTATACAGTACTAAAATTGAACTCGTTCACTAATACAGGCTGAATGTATACAGCAATGATGTTTTGCCTCAAGGGGATAGCTCTGATCGTTATCAGGCTCAGTGTTGGGTTGCACGTTCTGTGTCAAATAGGCCTTTTGAAGATAGCATCTAAGGTATAACCAATTAGCTCATCTCTGTTGTGGCTGCCGGATTCAAGTTGCAAATCTTTTCAGG
Encoded here:
- the LOC123978123 gene encoding methylmalonate-semialdehyde dehydrogenase [acylating], mitochondrial-like is translated as MAAILLRSLLNKKVPLQLGRLCYSSSAPTTKLFIDGKFVESNTSEWLDIHNPATNEVVGRVPKATQEEMLAAVDSCSRAFHSWSETSILSRQQIFLRYQQLIKDNIKELAKIITLEQGKTLADAEGDVFRGLQVVEHACSITSLMLGETLPSITKDMDTYTYRLPIGVCAGIAPFNFPAMIPLWMFPIGMVCGNTYLMKPSERVPGCTMLLAKMLQDAGAPDGTLNIIHGQHAAVNFICDHPAIKAISFVGSNPAGEHIYERGSKNGKRVQSNMGAKNHGVVMPDANKENTLNQLVGAAFGAAGQRCMALSTAIFVGESREWLPELVERSKSLRVNAGDQPGADVGPLISPEAKARVESLIQSGVDEGAKLLLDGRNVTVKGYENGNFVGPTILGNVMPDMKCYREEIFGPVLVILEADSLDEAISLINHNPYGNGTAIFTTNGATARKYTHEVDVGQIGVNVPIPVPLPMFSFTGSRGSFRGDTNFYGKQGIQFYTQIKTVTSQWKAEDATVTSPAVTMPTMGR